A window from Thermincola ferriacetica encodes these proteins:
- a CDS encoding ABC transporter permease produces MNWQRLRSIIVKEIIQIKRDRASLAIIFVMPVMMLLLFGYAVTTDVENISIVVFDQAKTAESRQLVDAFTNSGYFIIQEFVEYYRDVESKIDSGTAKAGLIIPPDYTKRLKRKDSAQVQLLVDGSDPLVARTALSAAQVIAQHKSFVLKLQDIKKTGLPVDARQSIDLRYRIWYNPDMESVKFNIPGLIGLIMQNITVMLTGFALVRERERGTLEQLIITPVKPVELVAGKLVPYVVIAFMDVLLALMVGTFWFDVPVRGNLFLLLFLSFVFLLAALGFGMFISTVAKTQLQAMQMSILLMLPSVLLSGFMFPRDSMPPFVQFLGALLPLTYFLEILRGIILKGVGLEYIWKNASILAAFSVSIITMAALRLSKRLD; encoded by the coding sequence ATGAACTGGCAAAGGCTGCGTTCTATCATAGTGAAAGAAATAATCCAGATAAAAAGGGACAGGGCCAGTTTAGCCATTATTTTTGTTATGCCGGTAATGATGCTTTTGTTGTTTGGCTATGCTGTTACGACAGACGTAGAGAATATATCTATAGTAGTATTTGACCAGGCCAAAACAGCGGAAAGCCGGCAGTTAGTGGATGCCTTTACCAATTCGGGATATTTTATTATCCAGGAGTTTGTTGAATATTACAGGGATGTGGAGAGCAAGATCGACAGCGGTACGGCCAAGGCGGGCCTGATTATTCCGCCCGATTATACCAAACGGTTGAAGCGGAAGGACAGCGCTCAGGTGCAGTTGCTGGTGGACGGGTCCGACCCCTTGGTGGCCAGGACGGCCCTGTCTGCGGCTCAGGTAATAGCCCAGCATAAATCCTTTGTTTTGAAGCTGCAGGATATCAAAAAAACGGGGCTGCCCGTTGATGCCCGGCAGTCCATCGATTTGCGCTACAGAATATGGTATAACCCGGACATGGAAAGTGTAAAATTTAATATCCCGGGGTTGATCGGCTTGATTATGCAGAATATTACCGTTATGCTCACCGGATTTGCCCTGGTGAGGGAAAGGGAGCGGGGAACACTGGAGCAGTTGATTATTACCCCGGTAAAGCCCGTTGAACTTGTTGCCGGAAAGTTGGTTCCCTACGTGGTGATAGCCTTTATGGATGTCCTGCTGGCCCTCATGGTGGGAACCTTCTGGTTTGATGTTCCTGTAAGGGGAAATCTTTTCCTTCTTTTGTTTTTGTCGTTTGTATTTTTACTGGCGGCTTTAGGTTTCGGTATGTTCATCTCCACGGTAGCAAAAACCCAGTTGCAGGCCATGCAGATGAGTATTTTGCTGATGTTACCCAGTGTACTGCTGTCGGGGTTTATGTTTCCCAGGGATTCTATGCCGCCTTTTGTGCAGTTCCTGGGTGCCTTACTGCCGCTTACGTATTTCCTGGAAATTTTGCGAGGCATAATTTTAAAAGGTGTCGGTCTGGAGTACATTTGGAAAAACGCTTCTATCCTTGCGGCTTTCAGTGTTTCCATCATTACCATGGCCGCCCTCCGCCTGAGTAAACGTCTGGATTGA
- a CDS encoding ABC transporter ATP-binding protein produces MEKAIEVINLTKKFGSLTAVNNISFQVQRGQIFGFLGANGSGKSTTIRMLCGILTPSSGEGRVLGFDIVREAEQIKQNIGYMSQKFSLYEDLTVEENIAFYAGIYGLSGATAEKRKKEIIELANLHGREKHLAGNLSGGWKQRLALGCALLHSPSLLFLDEPTAGVDPVSRRIFWEIIKDLAGKGMTILVTTHYMDEAELCDTVGLIHFGNLVAFGTPEELKQKFGQESLEGVFISFVGKEELEAVQKRFRREG; encoded by the coding sequence ATGGAGAAGGCAATTGAAGTCATTAACCTGACCAAAAAATTCGGCTCTTTAACGGCAGTAAATAATATTTCTTTTCAGGTCCAGCGGGGACAGATTTTTGGTTTTCTGGGCGCCAACGGCTCCGGTAAATCAACCACTATCCGCATGTTGTGCGGCATTCTTACCCCTTCGTCAGGGGAGGGCCGGGTATTGGGGTTTGATATTGTGCGGGAAGCGGAACAGATTAAACAGAATATCGGCTATATGTCCCAAAAGTTCAGTCTTTACGAAGACCTGACCGTAGAAGAAAACATCGCATTTTATGCCGGGATATACGGACTTTCCGGGGCAACGGCAGAAAAAAGGAAAAAGGAAATTATCGAATTAGCCAACTTGCACGGTCGGGAAAAACATTTAGCCGGTAATTTGTCAGGGGGATGGAAGCAGAGACTGGCCCTTGGATGCGCCCTGCTGCATAGCCCGTCTCTTTTGTTTCTTGATGAGCCTACAGCCGGTGTGGACCCCGTTTCCCGGCGGATTTTCTGGGAAATTATCAAGGACCTGGCCGGTAAAGGAATGACCATTCTTGTAACTACCCATTATATGGATGAAGCGGAGTTATGCGATACTGTTGGATTAATCCATTTTGGCAATCTGGTAGCATTTGGCACGCCTGAAGAACTAAAACAGAAATTTGGACAAGAAAGCCTGGAAGGTGTGTTTATCTCGTTTGTGGGTAAAGAAGAATTGGAAGCCGTACAGAAAAGGTTCCGGCGGGAAGGATGA
- a CDS encoding HlyD family secretion protein, which translates to MPRKPLVIILIIVLFISLGALYKVSGAGKTGDKEIFASGTVEASEIDLAAEVPGKLKEIKVEEGQKVKVGDILAKLDTSVYDLQVKQNEALVAAAKAKARETKSGSRDELIKQAEANVQQVAALVNGAKTMVRNAEANYQRIKALYKAGAATEQQLDNAEAQLQNVKAQLEAYVSQMNAARQQLSLLRNGATAETINMADAGVAQAQAALEMAKVQQLKTIITSPVDGVVSSVNFKEGEFAAVGASVVTLLQPENLWVQVYIPEKDIPKIKLGQKALISIDAYPDQSFAGEVSYISPEAEFTPKNLQTKEERVKTVFAVKIQIKEGIEKFKPGLPADITIKL; encoded by the coding sequence TCAGTTTAGGCGCCCTTTATAAAGTGAGCGGTGCGGGAAAGACAGGGGACAAGGAGATTTTTGCTTCCGGCACAGTAGAAGCTTCCGAAATAGACCTGGCGGCCGAGGTGCCTGGCAAACTGAAGGAAATAAAAGTGGAAGAAGGCCAAAAAGTAAAAGTAGGCGATATTTTGGCCAAATTAGATACTTCTGTTTATGATTTGCAGGTTAAGCAAAACGAAGCCCTTGTTGCGGCCGCTAAAGCTAAGGCGCGGGAGACAAAAAGCGGCAGCAGGGATGAACTTATTAAACAGGCGGAGGCCAATGTGCAGCAGGTGGCGGCCCTTGTGAACGGAGCTAAAACTATGGTTCGGAATGCCGAGGCAAATTACCAGAGAATCAAGGCCCTGTATAAAGCCGGGGCGGCCACTGAGCAGCAGCTTGATAACGCTGAAGCGCAACTGCAGAATGTAAAAGCCCAGCTTGAGGCTTATGTTTCGCAAATGAATGCCGCCAGGCAGCAGTTATCCTTGCTGCGCAACGGCGCTACGGCGGAAACAATTAACATGGCCGATGCAGGGGTGGCTCAGGCCCAGGCTGCGTTGGAAATGGCCAAGGTGCAGCAGTTGAAGACAATTATTACGTCTCCGGTGGACGGGGTGGTAAGCAGCGTGAATTTCAAAGAAGGGGAATTTGCCGCTGTTGGGGCTAGCGTGGTTACATTGCTTCAACCGGAGAATTTATGGGTGCAGGTTTATATTCCTGAAAAGGATATACCAAAAATTAAATTAGGCCAGAAAGCGCTGATTTCCATAGATGCCTATCCTGATCAGAGTTTTGCTGGGGAAGTCTCCTATATCTCACCGGAGGCCGAGTTCACGCCCAAAAATCTGCAGACTAAGGAGGAACGGGTCAAGACAGTCTTTGCCGTAAAAATTCAAATTAAAGAAGGAATTGAGAAGTTTAAACCGGGCCTACCCGCAGATATAACAATAAAATTGTAG